A stretch of Lysinibacillus agricola DNA encodes these proteins:
- a CDS encoding 2-oxoacid:acceptor oxidoreductase subunit alpha — protein MLHQLSWKVGGQQGEGIESTGEIFSMAMNRLGYFLYGYRHFSSRIKGGHTNNKITVRPTEVRSIADDLDILVAFDQETIDVNYKELTETGVILADSKFDPVKPEDSKAPLFAVPFTEVAAELGTSLMKNMVAIGATASLLNLEDAVFQNVVDDIFGKKGEEVVQKNMEAIARGHELMNELLGNRVGEWALAPADGKRRMFMIGNDAVALGALAAGTRFMAAYPITPASEIMEYLIKKLPKFGGTVIQTEDEIAAATMAIGANFGGVRSFTASAGPGLSLMMEALGLSGMTEQPLVVIDTQRGGPSTGLPTKQEQSDLMAMLYGTHGEIPKVVIAPSTMEEAFFDTIQAFNIAEELQLPVILMTDLQLSLGKQSVEPFDYNKIEIRRGKIVTDDIEEVTDKAYFKRYENTEDGISPRVLPGTLNGIHHVTGVEHDETGKPSEATGNRQVQMDKRFRKLAALKFDTPVYSNAPHEEADILLVGFNSTRGAIEEVQERLNAQGMKVNHAHMRLIHPFPSAEVAPLVAKAKKVIVVENNYTGQLANIMKMNIGGHDKIETITKYNGTPFLPGELENRVKELTR, from the coding sequence ATGTTACATCAGCTTTCATGGAAAGTCGGTGGGCAACAGGGTGAAGGGATTGAAAGTACAGGGGAAATTTTCTCAATGGCAATGAATCGTTTAGGTTACTTCCTATACGGTTATCGTCATTTCTCTTCTCGAATTAAAGGTGGCCATACGAATAATAAAATTACAGTTCGTCCAACAGAAGTGCGTTCAATTGCGGATGATTTAGATATTTTAGTAGCGTTCGACCAGGAAACAATCGACGTCAATTATAAAGAGCTAACAGAAACAGGCGTTATTTTAGCTGATTCAAAATTTGATCCAGTGAAGCCAGAAGATTCAAAAGCGCCATTATTTGCGGTACCTTTTACAGAGGTAGCGGCAGAGCTTGGCACTTCGTTGATGAAAAATATGGTGGCAATCGGAGCAACAGCTTCATTGCTGAATTTAGAGGACGCAGTGTTCCAAAATGTTGTAGATGATATTTTTGGCAAAAAAGGCGAAGAAGTTGTTCAGAAAAATATGGAGGCCATCGCACGCGGTCATGAATTAATGAATGAGCTTTTAGGCAATCGTGTAGGTGAATGGGCTTTAGCACCAGCAGATGGTAAACGTCGTATGTTCATGATCGGGAACGATGCAGTTGCACTTGGAGCACTTGCAGCTGGGACACGCTTTATGGCAGCCTACCCAATTACACCAGCTTCTGAGATTATGGAATACCTAATTAAAAAATTACCGAAATTCGGTGGTACGGTTATTCAAACAGAAGACGAAATTGCTGCAGCGACAATGGCAATTGGGGCAAACTTTGGTGGTGTTCGTTCCTTTACAGCTTCTGCTGGTCCTGGTCTTTCATTAATGATGGAAGCACTAGGTCTTTCAGGTATGACGGAGCAGCCACTAGTTGTTATTGATACTCAACGTGGTGGTCCATCAACAGGTTTACCGACAAAGCAAGAGCAATCAGATCTAATGGCAATGTTATATGGTACGCATGGTGAAATTCCGAAAGTTGTGATTGCACCTTCTACAATGGAGGAAGCATTCTTTGACACAATCCAAGCGTTTAATATTGCAGAGGAACTACAATTACCAGTTATTTTAATGACTGACTTGCAATTATCTCTAGGTAAACAATCTGTTGAACCATTTGATTACAATAAAATTGAAATTCGTCGCGGTAAAATTGTCACTGACGACATTGAAGAAGTGACTGATAAAGCATACTTCAAACGCTATGAAAATACAGAAGACGGCATTTCACCGCGTGTATTACCTGGTACGTTAAACGGTATTCACCATGTAACAGGGGTTGAACACGATGAAACAGGTAAACCATCTGAAGCAACTGGTAACCGTCAAGTACAAATGGATAAACGTTTCCGTAAGCTAGCTGCATTGAAATTTGATACTCCAGTGTACTCAAATGCGCCACACGAAGAAGCAGATATTTTATTGGTGGGCTTTAACTCAACTCGTGGAGCTATTGAAGAAGTACAAGAGCGATTAAATGCTCAAGGTATGAAGGTGAACCATGCACACATGCGTTTAATTCACCCATTCCCATCTGCTGAGGTGGCACCACTTGTAGCAAAAGCGAAAAAAGTAATCGTTGTAGAAAATAACTACACAGGTCAATTAGCAAATATTATGAAGATGAATATTGGTGGTCACGATAAAATCGAGACTATTACAAAATATAATGGTACACCATTCTTGCCAGGTGAATTAGAAAATCGTGTGAAGGAGTTGACTCGCTAA
- a CDS encoding 2-oxoacid:ferredoxin oxidoreductase subunit beta, which yields MATFKDFRNTVKPNWCPGCGDFSVQAAIQRAAANVGIEPNELAVISGIGCSGRISGYINSYGFHGIHGRALPIAQGLKMANRDLNVIASGGDGDGFAIGMGHTIHSIRRNIDITYVVMDNQIYGLTKGQTSPRSAAGFITKSTPGGAIEPSLKPLEVALTSGATFVAQGFSTDIKELTAIIEAGINHKGFSFINVFSPCVTYNKVNTYDWFKENLTKLADIEGYDNSDRSMAMRTVMEHEGLVTGIIYQDTETTSYQEKVPGYSELPLTDIDIKMSENDFNDLVKEFM from the coding sequence ATGGCAACATTTAAGGATTTTCGTAATACAGTGAAACCAAACTGGTGCCCAGGCTGTGGTGACTTCTCTGTACAAGCAGCGATTCAGCGCGCCGCGGCTAACGTTGGTATTGAACCAAACGAACTAGCTGTTATCTCAGGGATTGGCTGTTCAGGTCGTATTTCAGGTTACATTAATTCATACGGTTTCCACGGTATTCATGGTCGTGCATTACCGATTGCACAAGGCTTAAAAATGGCTAACCGTGATTTAAACGTTATTGCTTCTGGCGGTGACGGGGATGGCTTTGCGATTGGTATGGGTCATACAATTCATTCTATCCGTCGAAATATTGACATCACGTACGTTGTTATGGATAACCAAATTTATGGTTTAACAAAAGGGCAAACATCTCCACGCTCTGCTGCAGGATTTATTACAAAATCTACGCCAGGTGGTGCGATTGAACCATCATTAAAACCATTAGAAGTCGCTTTAACAAGCGGAGCTACATTTGTAGCACAAGGTTTCTCAACAGATATTAAAGAGTTAACCGCTATAATTGAAGCGGGCATTAATCATAAAGGCTTCTCATTCATCAACGTATTCTCACCTTGTGTTACTTATAACAAAGTGAACACGTACGATTGGTTTAAAGAAAACTTAACGAAGCTTGCTGATATCGAAGGCTATGATAATTCTGACCGTAGTATGGCAATGCGTACAGTGATGGAGCATGAAGGTTTAGTAACAGGTATTATTTATCAAGATACTGAAACAACTTCATATCAAGAAAAAGTACCAGGCTATTCAGAGCTACCATTAACGGATATTGATATTAAAATGAGTGAAAATGATTTTAATGATTTAGTGAAAGAATTTATGTAA
- a CDS encoding lantibiotic protection ABC transporter ATP-binding protein yields MEDIILQTENLSKSFKGQKIVEDLSLTIPRNTVYGLLGPNGAGKSTALKLITGMLRPNAGKILFNGREWNRNDLNDLGVLIETPPLYENLTARENLKVRTIALGLPQSRIDEVLRIVDLTNTGKKRAGQFSLGMKQRLGIAIALLNYPKLLILDEPTNGLDPIGIQELRKLIRSFPEQGITVILSSHILSEVEQVVDEIGIIAGGKLGYQGVAPQGQELESLFMQVVSANRKVGM; encoded by the coding sequence ATGGAAGATATTATTTTACAAACTGAAAATCTTAGTAAAAGCTTTAAGGGGCAAAAAATTGTAGAGGACTTGTCGTTGACGATACCTCGCAATACTGTTTACGGTTTACTCGGTCCTAACGGTGCTGGGAAATCAACAGCGTTAAAATTGATAACAGGGATGCTGCGTCCGAATGCAGGAAAGATACTTTTTAATGGACGTGAATGGAATCGTAATGATTTAAATGACCTTGGTGTATTAATTGAAACACCACCGCTTTATGAAAATTTAACGGCAAGAGAAAATCTCAAGGTTCGAACGATTGCCCTCGGATTGCCACAGTCACGTATTGATGAAGTATTAAGAATCGTAGACTTGACCAATACAGGAAAAAAACGAGCAGGACAATTTTCCTTAGGGATGAAACAGCGTCTAGGAATTGCTATTGCGCTATTAAACTATCCAAAGCTTTTAATTCTTGATGAGCCGACAAATGGTCTCGATCCAATCGGCATTCAAGAACTTCGAAAGCTGATCCGATCTTTTCCAGAGCAAGGCATTACAGTCATTTTATCTAGCCATATCCTGTCAGAGGTAGAGCAGGTCGTTGATGAAATTGGCATCATTGCAGGAGGAAAATTAGGCTATCAGGGAGTTGCCCCACAAGGTCAGGAATTAGAATCATTATTTATGCAAGTAGTGTCTGCTAATAGAAAGGTAGGCATGTAA
- a CDS encoding lantibiotic immunity ABC transporter MutE/EpiE family permease subunit, producing MISIMKAERLKWKKTFIIKLVWLAPIVAILLTAVLMGGKFFQSGAYNFWYTMLLPGALTICCALAVEKDAKLKYHSILAMPIDLKKIWFGKILACSAWLLVTTLIFFVSITASGILFGTSYSLTSSLTGSSLIFLTLLWQIPFCLFLATKLGTYMAILINLVGNIFGVVAFADGEFWYSVPYAITARLICPTLGILPNGLLVPEGSPLLSMSVIVPGLLIALAWFALISYFTARWFQKREAK from the coding sequence ATGATTTCAATTATGAAAGCTGAAAGATTAAAATGGAAAAAGACTTTTATTATTAAATTAGTTTGGCTAGCGCCTATTGTTGCGATATTACTAACTGCAGTATTAATGGGAGGAAAGTTTTTTCAAAGTGGTGCTTATAACTTTTGGTATACAATGCTCCTACCAGGTGCTCTGACGATATGTTGTGCATTAGCTGTGGAAAAAGATGCTAAATTGAAATATCATAGTATTCTCGCAATGCCGATTGATCTGAAGAAGATTTGGTTTGGCAAAATACTAGCATGTAGTGCCTGGTTGTTAGTAACTACGCTTATTTTCTTTGTAAGTATAACTGCTAGTGGAATACTTTTTGGCACTAGCTATTCTTTAACAAGTAGTCTTACAGGTAGTTCGTTAATTTTCTTAACGCTATTATGGCAAATTCCATTTTGTCTATTTCTTGCGACAAAATTAGGCACTTATATGGCTATTTTAATTAATTTAGTTGGCAATATTTTTGGCGTGGTTGCATTTGCTGATGGAGAGTTTTGGTATAGCGTACCTTATGCCATTACAGCAAGATTAATTTGTCCAACACTAGGGATATTACCAAATGGTCTGCTAGTGCCTGAAGGAAGTCCATTATTGAGTATGTCGGTTATAGTTCCGGGCTTACTGATTGCTTTAGCTTGGTTTGCGTTAATTAGCTACTTTACTGCACGTTGGTTTCAGAAAAGAGAGGCGAAATAG
- a CDS encoding lantibiotic immunity ABC transporter MutG family permease subunit — protein MVMLRLLRAEFLKTKRTPFLLIHLFVPIIISGLFLAYYTYSPWDFNGKVSTYFQALACGFPIIIGVVCSMMSEQEATACHFQEMLTASKTKILAFLSKLLLLLLFSFGAILLSIGIFSFGFIELLHEDTFSFQFYVIAGCILFVSFAFLYILHFFVSLHFGKGASIGLGIVGSLLVALLLTGLGEGIWSFIPYGWGGQFVSLWTMKASGLDLSTVEIGLQEGIIASVCGTLLALVLSCLWFWKWEGRKSDN, from the coding sequence ATGGTAATGTTAAGATTACTGAGAGCAGAGTTTCTTAAAACAAAAAGAACGCCATTTTTACTAATTCATCTCTTTGTACCTATTATTATTTCTGGTCTGTTTTTAGCATACTACACATATTCGCCATGGGATTTCAATGGGAAAGTATCAACCTATTTTCAGGCTCTCGCGTGTGGATTTCCGATTATAATTGGAGTAGTTTGTTCAATGATGTCGGAGCAAGAAGCTACTGCATGCCATTTTCAGGAGATGCTAACAGCTTCTAAAACAAAAATATTGGCCTTTTTAAGCAAGTTGCTACTGTTATTGTTATTTAGTTTTGGAGCAATATTACTGTCCATCGGTATTTTTAGTTTTGGTTTTATTGAACTTTTACATGAGGATACTTTTAGTTTTCAATTTTATGTAATAGCTGGATGCATTCTATTTGTAAGCTTTGCATTTTTATATATTTTACATTTTTTTGTTAGTCTTCATTTTGGTAAAGGCGCCTCCATAGGATTAGGTATTGTGGGATCACTATTAGTAGCCTTACTACTCACTGGATTAGGTGAAGGTATTTGGTCATTTATACCTTATGGTTGGGGCGGTCAGTTTGTTTCGTTATGGACAATGAAGGCGTCAGGGCTTGACCTATCAACGGTGGAAATAGGACTACAGGAAGGTATTATTGCTTCCGTTTGCGGAACATTGCTAGCGTTAGTATTATCTTGTTTATGGTTTTGGAAATGGGAAGGAAGAAAGTCTGATAATTAG
- a CDS encoding response regulator transcription factor translates to MAKILVVDDERDILVLIKNALLKDEHLVTAVSDATEVSKMDLGAFDLILLDVMMPEIDGFTLCGQIRHAVDCPILFLTAKSLEEDLMYGLGLGADDYIIKPFGIGGLRARVNAHLRREKRERRSILFVDNVHFNLSGKELFVNEVKVMLTKSEYEICEFLARNRGQVFSKEKIYETIFGFDGKSDSTAITEHIKNIRSKLHAFEIDVIDTVWGIGYKWRQ, encoded by the coding sequence ATGGCAAAAATATTAGTAGTAGATGATGAAAGAGACATTTTAGTATTAATAAAAAATGCATTACTAAAAGATGAACATTTAGTAACGGCAGTCTCTGATGCAACAGAAGTAAGTAAAATGGATCTTGGTGCCTTCGATTTAATTTTACTGGATGTGATGATGCCCGAAATTGATGGATTTACTCTATGTGGCCAAATACGTCATGCTGTTGATTGTCCAATCCTTTTTTTAACGGCTAAATCATTGGAGGAGGATCTAATGTATGGTCTAGGTCTTGGTGCTGATGATTATATTATCAAGCCGTTTGGAATTGGGGGGCTACGTGCAAGAGTGAATGCGCATTTGAGACGCGAAAAAAGAGAAAGACGTAGCATTCTTTTTGTAGATAATGTTCACTTCAATCTATCAGGTAAAGAGCTGTTTGTAAATGAAGTGAAGGTAATGCTGACAAAAAGCGAATATGAAATATGCGAATTTCTAGCTCGAAATCGAGGACAGGTATTTTCTAAAGAAAAGATTTATGAAACTATTTTTGGATTTGATGGGAAGAGTGACAGTACAGCTATTACTGAGCATATTAAAAATATTCGTTCAAAGCTACATGCCTTTGAGATTGACGTCATTGACACTGTTTGGGGGATTGGATACAAATGGAGACAATGA
- a CDS encoding sensor histidine kinase — METMKPNKGTRLHTFFLRYLLFLSLGTILLVVLLIGLTMFAFSTNIVLPANYAETQISLSRDRIASSSTVTADMIPDLVDYAVFSKEGKLLAGNLSEKEAYKAWNAMKKEQTQGISQFYSFIERENEICILRYYILPQYRSANMREYLPNPQLLDVLLFIIGIITLVTVLAIHFGRKLKKKMFGLQEAIEKIQNQNLDFTISPSGIREIDEISISLEHMREALNSSLKQQWESEQTRREQISALAHDLKTPLTIIRGNAELLQDTVQDDIQKEYNNYILKNTIEIEKFTKELIDLSKMEKNIVREKTNVKADAFMTEVENQMRALSLEKRLQVDVKKEMIPAFMFIDEEQFYRAILNVIANAVEHTPENGKATFTVQGAADFIQFIVTDSGCGFSPRDLNEATKQFYRGDPSRNAGNHHGMGLYIAQSIVQSHSGTLLIGNDLTTSGGKVTITIPIKEAHSQNGNQPHAMMTSL, encoded by the coding sequence ATGGAGACAATGAAGCCCAATAAAGGAACACGCCTTCATACTTTTTTTCTTCGATATCTCCTTTTCCTAAGTTTAGGCACCATTCTGTTAGTAGTGTTGCTGATCGGTTTAACGATGTTTGCCTTTTCTACCAACATCGTATTACCAGCAAATTATGCAGAAACTCAAATTTCATTATCAAGAGATCGTATTGCGTCTAGTAGTACGGTTACAGCTGATATGATCCCAGACCTTGTTGATTACGCAGTCTTTTCTAAAGAAGGTAAACTTCTTGCAGGAAATCTTTCAGAGAAGGAAGCCTATAAAGCTTGGAATGCAATGAAAAAAGAGCAAACTCAAGGTATCTCCCAATTTTACTCGTTTATAGAGCGAGAAAATGAGATTTGTATATTACGGTATTATATATTGCCACAGTATCGTTCGGCTAATATGAGGGAATATTTACCAAATCCACAACTGTTAGATGTTCTATTATTTATTATAGGAATAATAACGCTAGTAACTGTCCTTGCGATCCATTTTGGAAGAAAGCTTAAGAAAAAAATGTTTGGTTTGCAGGAAGCGATTGAAAAAATACAAAATCAAAATTTAGATTTTACGATAAGCCCTTCAGGAATTCGTGAAATAGATGAAATATCCATTTCTCTTGAGCATATGAGAGAGGCTTTAAATAGCTCCTTAAAACAACAATGGGAATCAGAACAGACCCGTAGAGAACAAATTTCTGCTCTTGCCCATGATCTGAAAACACCTCTTACAATTATTCGAGGGAATGCAGAGCTTTTACAGGATACTGTTCAAGATGACATTCAAAAAGAATATAATAACTATATTTTGAAAAATACAATCGAAATAGAAAAATTCACGAAAGAGCTAATTGATTTATCGAAAATGGAGAAAAATATCGTTCGTGAAAAAACAAATGTTAAAGCGGATGCATTTATGACAGAAGTAGAGAATCAAATGAGAGCTCTTTCGTTGGAAAAAAGGCTACAAGTGGATGTAAAGAAGGAAATGATTCCTGCATTTATGTTTATCGATGAAGAACAGTTCTATCGAGCGATTTTAAATGTTATTGCCAATGCTGTGGAGCATACACCTGAAAATGGTAAGGCGACATTCACTGTGCAAGGCGCTGCTGATTTTATCCAATTTATCGTTACTGATAGCGGCTGTGGATTCTCTCCGAGAGATTTAAATGAGGCTACCAAACAATTTTATCGCGGAGATCCAAGTAGGAATGCAGGAAATCACCATGGCATGGGACTTTATATTGCTCAATCAATTGTTCAGAGTCATAGTGGCACACTGCTAATTGGCAATGATTTAACAACTAGTGGAGGAAAAGTGACCATTACAATCCCAATCAAAGAAGCGCACAGCCAGAACGGAAATCAACCCCACGCTATGATGACGAGCCTTTAA
- a CDS encoding ELKS/Rab6-interacting/CAST family protein, which yields MHVDNVIDFIAKKKEREERQRAQDLERYVATQCNFHQPENIDALVDGKIIEVKDHTLFLGFLSILKDEQIEPLDIFQDVFTLEPARFEMSYNMRWWSVVQLAFTFLTILKENEPHTYADFLGLSD from the coding sequence ATGCACGTGGATAACGTCATTGATTTTATTGCAAAGAAAAAAGAACGCGAAGAAAGACAGCGGGCTCAGGATTTAGAGAGGTACGTTGCGACGCAATGTAATTTTCATCAACCAGAAAATATTGATGCACTTGTTGATGGAAAAATAATTGAGGTCAAAGACCATACGTTGTTTTTAGGTTTTCTCTCGATATTAAAAGATGAACAAATTGAGCCACTTGATATTTTTCAAGATGTTTTTACATTAGAGCCTGCTCGTTTTGAGATGTCCTACAATATGAGATGGTGGTCAGTTGTACAGCTTGCATTTACATTTTTAACAATTTTAAAGGAAAACGAGCCGCATACATATGCAGATTTTCTTGGTTTATCAGATTAA
- a CDS encoding ABC transporter substrate-binding protein translates to MTIQKLWKKGLIGALAISMLAACSDNSSSSNEVKSDLTLEEITKKAKEEGTVNSVGMPDTWANWVETWDELGTEYSLKHKDSDMSSAEELAKFEAEKDDATADIGDVGIAFGPIAKDKDLTLPYKTSYWDEIPDWAKDEEGHWIVGYTGTISFLTDKNNVKNAPTSWEDLKNGDYTVSIGDALTANQAQFAILAAAMAFGGDESNIQPGIDFFADLAKQGRLQGDPSVANLEKGEIDVAILWDFNALGYRHQIDEKRFDVVIPSEGSVTSGYATIINKYAKNPHAAMLAREYILSDAGQENLAKGYARPIRDKVQLSQEVEELLLPAEMYKNAQPVKDQKKWEETTKQIPQLYQEQVLIHAK, encoded by the coding sequence ATGACAATTCAAAAGTTGTGGAAGAAAGGTCTAATCGGTGCATTAGCAATTTCAATGTTAGCAGCTTGTTCTGACAATTCATCTAGTTCCAATGAGGTAAAGAGTGATTTGACGCTTGAAGAGATTACGAAAAAAGCAAAAGAAGAAGGAACTGTAAATTCTGTCGGTATGCCAGATACGTGGGCTAACTGGGTGGAGACTTGGGATGAGCTTGGTACTGAATATAGCCTTAAGCATAAGGATTCAGATATGTCGAGTGCTGAGGAGTTAGCAAAGTTTGAAGCAGAAAAGGATGACGCAACTGCGGATATTGGTGACGTAGGAATTGCCTTTGGTCCGATTGCCAAGGACAAGGATTTAACATTACCGTACAAAACATCTTATTGGGATGAGATTCCTGACTGGGCAAAGGATGAAGAAGGACATTGGATCGTCGGTTACACGGGAACCATTTCATTTTTAACCGATAAAAACAACGTCAAAAACGCTCCAACTTCTTGGGAGGACCTTAAAAATGGAGATTACACTGTCAGCATTGGTGATGCTTTAACAGCGAACCAAGCACAGTTTGCTATTTTAGCAGCTGCTATGGCATTTGGCGGCGATGAATCGAATATTCAACCAGGGATTGACTTTTTCGCAGACTTAGCAAAGCAAGGCCGTTTACAAGGTGATCCATCTGTTGCGAATTTAGAAAAAGGAGAAATTGACGTTGCCATCTTATGGGATTTTAATGCGCTTGGCTATCGTCATCAAATTGATGAGAAACGTTTTGATGTGGTCATTCCATCAGAAGGTTCTGTAACATCAGGCTATGCAACGATCATTAATAAATACGCCAAAAATCCTCATGCAGCAATGCTTGCTCGTGAATACATTTTATCTGATGCAGGTCAAGAAAATTTAGCGAAGGGTTATGCTCGCCCAATTCGCGACAAGGTTCAATTGTCTCAAGAGGTTGAGGAGCTATTATTACCTGCAGAAATGTACAAAAATGCACAGCCAGTAAAAGACCAAAAGAAATGGGAAGAAACTACAAAACAAATTCCACAACTATATCAGGAGCAGGTATTAATTCATGCAAAATAA
- a CDS encoding alkaline phosphatase family protein, whose amino-acid sequence MQNNKVVLIVVDALRFDTACTHMGFMHHLVERKIAARYKVCSEVPALSRPLYETILTGTPPIVHGVTSNMTVRLSTQNSLFHLAKENGLSTAAAAYYWVSELYNRAPFVHMEDRLQLDTQLPIENGLFYFEDHYPDSHLFAEAAWLMDQKQPDFLYIHPMNVDDDGHKFTADSAQYRNRVLAVDALLSLFIPKCLAQGYEVIVTADHGMTSDGNHGGTTAEDRHVPMFVISNQVKVGIKDEIVSQLQIAPLCCHLLNIEPSDEMVPLLLEGMHSLNKV is encoded by the coding sequence ATGCAAAATAATAAAGTTGTGTTAATTGTCGTAGATGCTCTTCGTTTTGATACAGCCTGTACCCATATGGGATTTATGCACCATTTAGTTGAACGCAAGATTGCAGCACGCTACAAAGTTTGTTCGGAGGTCCCGGCATTATCAAGACCTTTATATGAAACGATTTTAACGGGGACACCACCCATTGTACATGGGGTAACGAGCAATATGACAGTACGTTTATCCACGCAAAATAGTCTATTTCATTTAGCGAAGGAAAACGGTCTGTCCACAGCGGCAGCTGCCTATTATTGGGTCAGTGAGCTATACAATCGTGCACCATTTGTGCATATGGAGGACAGGCTACAATTAGATACTCAATTGCCGATTGAGAATGGCCTATTCTACTTTGAGGATCACTACCCAGACAGTCATTTATTTGCTGAAGCTGCATGGCTAATGGATCAAAAGCAACCAGATTTCTTGTATATTCATCCGATGAATGTAGATGATGATGGTCATAAATTTACAGCAGACTCAGCACAATATCGAAATCGTGTTTTAGCAGTTGATGCATTATTATCTTTATTTATTCCAAAATGTCTTGCACAGGGCTATGAAGTTATCGTGACGGCTGATCATGGGATGACGAGTGATGGTAATCATGGAGGCACGACAGCTGAGGATCGTCATGTACCAATGTTTGTTATTTCGAATCAAGTTAAAGTAGGCATTAAGGATGAGATTGTATCACAGCTACAAATTGCTCCGCTGTGCTGTCATTTATTGAATATCGAACCCTCTGATGAAATGGTTCCGCTGTTATTAGAGGGAATGCATTCATTAAACAAGGTTTAA
- a CDS encoding ABC transporter permease: MIVLISKRQTVAWLSPFLVLVLLFFLVPLLYMLITSFQNSDGFTLAQYQSVLTNDYILQGFKNSITLSVISAVIALIVTLFSVYAIMRFSQPVREKILILTNLTSNFSGIPLAFAFIVLLGNSGLFTLLFDKWGISALSSFSLYSWGGLLLIYIYFQLPLALMLLYPIYDGIQQQWKEAAALLGASTWQFWMKIGIPIMLPGIVGTFSVLFANAMGAYASAYALTSSNYNLVAIRIGSLIKGDIFAQPELASAIAVILAVTMVTAMLLSEWSISKTRRKL, from the coding sequence GTGATTGTTTTGATTTCGAAGCGGCAAACAGTTGCCTGGCTTTCTCCTTTTCTAGTACTTGTCCTGTTATTTTTCTTAGTACCGTTACTGTATATGCTAATCACAAGCTTTCAAAATAGTGATGGATTTACACTTGCACAATATCAATCTGTACTAACGAATGATTACATTTTACAAGGCTTTAAAAATAGTATTACACTGTCTGTTATTTCAGCAGTCATTGCCTTAATCGTTACCTTATTCTCAGTATATGCGATTATGAGATTTTCTCAGCCAGTGCGCGAGAAAATTTTAATACTGACAAACTTAACGTCAAATTTCTCAGGTATTCCGTTAGCTTTTGCCTTTATCGTATTACTTGGCAATAGTGGGCTCTTTACATTGTTATTCGATAAATGGGGTATCAGCGCTTTATCATCATTTTCTCTTTATAGCTGGGGTGGCTTGTTACTGATTTATATTTATTTTCAGCTGCCGTTAGCCTTAATGCTTTTATACCCAATTTATGATGGAATTCAGCAACAATGGAAAGAGGCAGCGGCCCTGCTCGGAGCTTCTACATGGCAGTTTTGGATGAAGATTGGGATCCCTATTATGCTTCCTGGGATAGTTGGAACATTTAGCGTATTGTTTGCCAATGCAATGGGAGCGTATGCCTCAGCCTATGCGTTAACGAGCAGTAATTACAATCTAGTGGCCATTCGTATTGGCTCTCTTATTAAGGGAGATATTTTTGCCCAGCCAGAGTTGGCAAGTGCTATTGCTGTAATACTAGCAGTAACGATGGTGACGGCCATGCTGTTAAGCGAATGGAGCATTTCAAAAACAAGGAGGAAGTTATAG